One Sparus aurata chromosome 5, fSpaAur1.1, whole genome shotgun sequence genomic window carries:
- the plat gene encoding tissue-type plasminogen activator isoform X3, with protein MTRPLGLLVLLSALCCCLAENVELLRSKRGTRFYRDCYVSQCYNGGTCKEAVYTSDYICQCPPGFSGSQCEINTNEQCVVGQGEGYRGTWSISNSGAECINWNSTSLRGRRFTARKVDASSLGLGNHNFCRNPDNDNTPWCYIYRGTQIVWEFCNLPKCPKDKNQECAQASGQSYRGTKSVTKSGSRCLPWDTPVLKRKLYNAWRSDALEQGLGSHSFCRNPDGDEGPWCHTYKNMQLTWELCDIPRCPRRPSIITTLGPRAPTTNNRATCGQRLDNTLNRPAFRMFGGRESDITEQPWQAVINVYQSRLKKHFHRCGGVLIDSCWVLSAAHCFEDNAKVEKLEVILGRTFRKQNSSSEQIFKVEKYWIHEKFNNETFDNDIALLKLKTDIGICAINSPEVFPACLPERGLVLPDWTECEISGYGKNSEFSAEYSERVKRGYVRLWPRERCIPDVLSGRPVTSNMLCAGDTRGLDDACKGDSGGPLVCKNKDQMTLMGVISWGDGCGQKDKPGVYTRVPHYIDWIDGKIKASPV; from the exons ACTGCTACGTGTCTCAGTGCTATAACGGAGGGACCTGTAAGGAGGCGGTGTACACTTCAGACTACATCTGTCAGTGTCCCCCCGGCTTCAGTGGGTCTCAGTGTGAGATCA ACACCAATGAGCAATGCGTTGTCGGGCAAGGCGAAGGCTACCGCGGCACGTGGAGTATCAGCAATTCAGGAGCAGAGTGCATCAACTGGAACTCCACGTCTCTGAGAGGAAGGAGGTTCACGGCACGGAAAGTGGACGCCAGCAGTCTTGGACTGGGCAATCACAACTTCTGCAG GAACCCTGACAATGACAACACTCCTTGGTGTTACATCTATAGAGGCACTCAGATCGTCTGGGAATTCTGTAACCTGCCCAAATGTCCTAAAG ATAAGAACCAAGAATGCGCGCAGGCCTCCGGTCAGTCTTACAGAGGCACGAAATCTGTCACCAAGAGCGGCTCTCGCTGTCTCCCTTGGGACACCCCTGTTCTTAAGCGCAAACTCTACAACGCTTGGAGATCTGATGCATTGGAGCAGGGGCTGGGCAGCCACAGCTTCTGCAG GAATCCGGATGGTGATGAAGGCCCATGGTGTCACACCTATAAGAACATGCAGCTGACCTGGGAGCTGTGTGACATACCTCGATGCC cGAGACGTCCGTCCATCATCACCACTTTGGGCCCACGTGCTCCAACCACCAATAACAGAG CAACATGTGGCCAGCGGTTAGACAACACCCTGAATCGGCCGGCATTCCGCATGTTCGGGGGCAGAGAGAGCGACATTACAGAGCAGCCGTGGCAGGCGGTCATTAATGTGTACCAGTCCCGTCTCAAGAAACACTTTCACCGATGTGGAGGCGTCCTAATTGACTCCTGTTGGGTCCTGTCTGCGGCGCACTGCTTCGAGGACAA cgCTAAGGTCGAAAAATTGGAAGTGATTTTGGGAAGAACGTTTCGCAAACAGAATTCGAGCAGCGAGCAAATTTTCAAGGTTGAGAAGTACTGGATCCATGAGAAATTTAACAACGAAACATTTGACAATGACATCG CCCTTTTGAAGCTAAAGACGGACATTGGCATCTGTGCCATAAACTCTCCGGAGGTTTTTCCTGCGTGTCTGCCTGAACGTGGGCTGGTGCTGCCCGACTGGACCGAGTGTGAGATCTCAGGCTACGGAAAAAACTCTGAAT TTTCTGCAGAGTACTCCGAGCGTGTTAAGAGAGGTTATGTTCGCCTGTGGCCCAGAGAGCGCTGCATCCCAGATGTGCTGTCAGGACGCCCAGTTACCTCAAACATGCTGTGTGCAGGTGACACCCGAGGACTGGACGATGCCTGCAAG GGAGACTCTGGTGGTCCGCTTGTCTGCAAAAACAAGGACCAGATGACTCTGATGGGCGTGATCAGCTGGGGCGATGGGTGCGGTCAGAAGGACAAGCCTGGGGTCTACACCCGTGTCCCCCATTACATCGACTGGATCGATGGCAAAATTAAGGCGAGCCCAGTCTAA
- the plat gene encoding tissue-type plasminogen activator isoform X2 codes for MTRPLGLLVLLSALCCCLAENVELLRSKRGTRFYRAHCTDSETSAVRSFGDTWLRWRGQRVEYCRCASKGRERCHIVPVVNCYVSQCYNGGTCKEAVYTSDYICQCPPGFSGSQCEINTNEQCVVGQGEGYRGTWSISNSGAECINWNSTSLRGRRFTARKVDASSLGLGNHNFCRNPDNDNTPWCYIYRGTQIVWEFCNLPKCPKDKNQECAQASGQSYRGTKSVTKSGSRCLPWDTPVLKRKLYNAWRSDALEQGLGSHSFCRNPDGDEGPWCHTYKNMQLTWELCDIPRCPRRPSIITTLGPRAPTTNNRATCGQRLDNTLNRPAFRMFGGRESDITEQPWQAVINVYQSRLKKHFHRCGGVLIDSCWVLSAAHCFEDNAKVEKLEVILGRTFRKQNSSSEQIFKVEKYWIHEKFNNETFDNDIALLKLKTDIGICAINSPEVFPACLPERGLVLPDWTECEISGYGKNSEFSAEYSERVKRGYVRLWPRERCIPDVLSGRPVTSNMLCAGDTRGLDDACKGDSGGPLVCKNKDQMTLMGVISWGDGCGQKDKPGVYTRVPHYIDWIDGKIKASPV; via the exons caCATTGTACGGATAGTGAGACATCAGCAGTGCGTAGTTTTGGGGACACTTGGCTGCGATGGAGGGGACAGCGTGTGGAGTATTGCCGTTGTGCATCAAAAGGACGAGAGCGTTGTCACATTGTGCCCGTTGTCA ACTGCTACGTGTCTCAGTGCTATAACGGAGGGACCTGTAAGGAGGCGGTGTACACTTCAGACTACATCTGTCAGTGTCCCCCCGGCTTCAGTGGGTCTCAGTGTGAGATCA ACACCAATGAGCAATGCGTTGTCGGGCAAGGCGAAGGCTACCGCGGCACGTGGAGTATCAGCAATTCAGGAGCAGAGTGCATCAACTGGAACTCCACGTCTCTGAGAGGAAGGAGGTTCACGGCACGGAAAGTGGACGCCAGCAGTCTTGGACTGGGCAATCACAACTTCTGCAG GAACCCTGACAATGACAACACTCCTTGGTGTTACATCTATAGAGGCACTCAGATCGTCTGGGAATTCTGTAACCTGCCCAAATGTCCTAAAG ATAAGAACCAAGAATGCGCGCAGGCCTCCGGTCAGTCTTACAGAGGCACGAAATCTGTCACCAAGAGCGGCTCTCGCTGTCTCCCTTGGGACACCCCTGTTCTTAAGCGCAAACTCTACAACGCTTGGAGATCTGATGCATTGGAGCAGGGGCTGGGCAGCCACAGCTTCTGCAG GAATCCGGATGGTGATGAAGGCCCATGGTGTCACACCTATAAGAACATGCAGCTGACCTGGGAGCTGTGTGACATACCTCGATGCC cGAGACGTCCGTCCATCATCACCACTTTGGGCCCACGTGCTCCAACCACCAATAACAGAG CAACATGTGGCCAGCGGTTAGACAACACCCTGAATCGGCCGGCATTCCGCATGTTCGGGGGCAGAGAGAGCGACATTACAGAGCAGCCGTGGCAGGCGGTCATTAATGTGTACCAGTCCCGTCTCAAGAAACACTTTCACCGATGTGGAGGCGTCCTAATTGACTCCTGTTGGGTCCTGTCTGCGGCGCACTGCTTCGAGGACAA cgCTAAGGTCGAAAAATTGGAAGTGATTTTGGGAAGAACGTTTCGCAAACAGAATTCGAGCAGCGAGCAAATTTTCAAGGTTGAGAAGTACTGGATCCATGAGAAATTTAACAACGAAACATTTGACAATGACATCG CCCTTTTGAAGCTAAAGACGGACATTGGCATCTGTGCCATAAACTCTCCGGAGGTTTTTCCTGCGTGTCTGCCTGAACGTGGGCTGGTGCTGCCCGACTGGACCGAGTGTGAGATCTCAGGCTACGGAAAAAACTCTGAAT TTTCTGCAGAGTACTCCGAGCGTGTTAAGAGAGGTTATGTTCGCCTGTGGCCCAGAGAGCGCTGCATCCCAGATGTGCTGTCAGGACGCCCAGTTACCTCAAACATGCTGTGTGCAGGTGACACCCGAGGACTGGACGATGCCTGCAAG GGAGACTCTGGTGGTCCGCTTGTCTGCAAAAACAAGGACCAGATGACTCTGATGGGCGTGATCAGCTGGGGCGATGGGTGCGGTCAGAAGGACAAGCCTGGGGTCTACACCCGTGTCCCCCATTACATCGACTGGATCGATGGCAAAATTAAGGCGAGCCCAGTCTAA